The Plasmodium cynomolgi strain B DNA, chromosome 5, whole genome shotgun sequence genome segment GACGAGCAGTTAATTGACATCCTAGGCAAgctgaatgaaaaaataaaatccaaAACTTACCATAAGTATCTGTACAATgctgttcatttatttcatgaGTTTTCAAATTGGTACTGCAGGATAGAGCAGAGCGATACAAAAATTGCTGTAAAAAGaacccattttaaaaagaaccaATTGGAAGATTTCGAACTCATGCTTCTACtcttttatttgaaatatgAATGTACAATGCCGGAGATTGTCGACTACGGTTCTATGTACTCGTGTGCagcttttttaaacaaaGTGATCAGCTCCTCGAAAGAAACTCACCAAGCTGTGTTCGTGACGgatgtatacacatatagAGAGAATACAACCACTCGGGGGAAGCACCGTCTGGGGggggaacaaacaaataagtCGAATTCGCTTGCTGGCATTTCCAGCGTATCTTTACGAAAGGCAGATATGAACGTTCAATTTGTGCTCCGCTTGAGGCGGGGGAGACCAACTGCACGTGGACAGCAACAGGCAGATGTAGGGGCGGGCGTAGACCAGCATCAAGTGAAGGCACAACGCAGCGGACAGTTGCACGATTATGATGACGTCACAGATTTATGTTACCTCCTGCTCTGCTACTCTGAAATGGGATTCCAGTGGGACGTAAATGAATCCCTAGAATTttcaaaaacgaaaaaaaatatgccttaCAAGGAGATGAATGTCTTCTTTACTATCGACAAATTGATACTCTGCCTTTTCAACGTGCgaagaaagaaatacaaCCCGTTATTTTGGAACTCCGCGCACCTGCTGCAGTACCTTTTGCACTTCTGCGCCGACTGAGGTAGGTAGGCACAGCGACGTGACCCAAAAGAAGGGTGCCCCCCGTCAGTGCTCACGATGTGTTATCCATGTTGCAAACCTCCGTATCAATGCTTCATACGTATGTTAACTTCGCGCAGCCGTTTTGTGGTGCCCACCAGGTTGCCCCATCGGACGGTTTGTCGAGTTGTCCATCCTGCTGTGCATTTCATCGCCCACCTGATTATCCCGTCGAATTAACTCCCTTATGCTCCCCGTTTGagtcacctttttttttttttttttgtgaacaagTCGAGCTGACTACTACTCCGTTATGTGATGGTCAGTCGGATCGGCTAGCTGGGCTGGCTGCTTTATGGAGTCCTTCTGCCCCACCCGCGCTTACACCACTTGAGGGTAGCATCCCATTGGCGAAGCGGCTACGGCACTATCACGGATGCATGCTCTGCTGATTACATCGGCGTGGTGTGACTAAACGTCTTGCTTGGCAAAACAAAAGTCCCCAATTGTGGACTTCCATTTGTGCGACTCCCTTGGGACATCAcctccttttcaattttttgcccCATGGGGCATAacttccttttcaattttttgccccttgGGGAGGTTCTCTTGGCGCAGAATTGCCTCAACGTATGTGCCCCTTTGCACAATGAGCCATACGCACAATCCCATGTTggcgtttttaaaaaatgttttttatttttcgagcGGGGGCAGTGGTGAAGGTCTCTGTTCAGGCAAGGTATGTATACAcgtaacaaaaaggaggtagCCTTTCTGACACCACAGCGCACACGTGTGCGCAGGGGGGTACACGGCTGGGATTGTCTTTACACACATGGGTAGATGTGTACACATATGGAGTACACACAAGAAGTACACATATgacgtacacatatgtactGTACACGCACGGGTCCACGTGCCTATGCAGGCTCATATacttgcacacacacacacagcgCGCACGTTCGCGCGTGCAGAGGTCAGTCGGCTTACCGCAACACCCCATATTCTCGCATGggataaattttaaaaaacttttaattAATGATAAGGGGTGGGGATGGGGAGATTTTTCTTGCCATAGCCATTGGCATTTTAGCCGCGTATCTGTCCATGGTACCATTCGTGTGATTCTCATTTCGGCTTCATTTTCCCTTCCTCactgctcccccttttttcgcctcACACGCGCTAGATTTCCACCCCTCACGCAACACCTACTCCCAGCGCTCATCTACGCTTTCGCAATTTAATTAATTGCCTTCTCTTCCAATTGGCCCTGATAGAAGGTCTACTCTTAGCTGACAAGTGTCCCTTGACACGAAGTCCTCTGTACTTCTTACCAGCTGAAGTCAGTCCTCTCAATTCTCTATGCTTATGCACAGGGTTACAAATCCAATTAATTTTGGGATTGTTTCGGATAGCATTGTGCATAGGATCAACTAGAATAACCTCATAATATTTGTACACAGCATCCTGTCCAACCCAGTAGCTATTTAGAACCCTCAAGTTTCCACAAATACTTTTTCCTACCTTTCCTTCTGCAACACTTTTTAAGTTTCTTGTAGATTTCTGTTTATGTACACCTTGATGTTTTGGCTTTCCATGTACTACACCTTTTCTCACTCTCTTTTTTCTATCTCCTCTTCTGACTCGCACTCTGTATATTACGAATCCTTGGAGTGCCTTATAGCCTAGTCGCCTAGCTTTGTCGGGTCTGCTCGGTCTCGACACTCGGTGCACTACTGGTAGTTGCCTGTGAGGATGAGAAAAGTACAAGAAACAACGTTAGGGGGGAGATTCTTAAGGGGGGGATTCTTAAGAGGGGGGTTCTTAAGGGGGGGATTCTTAAGAGGGGGGTTCTTAAGATGAAGATTCCAGGcagtgccttttttcttttttttccgcaggACTCCTTCACACGCCGCATGAAGCATTTATGCGTGTAACGAATGAGGGCCACAATACAGGTAGCTACATGTGCGCCTTTACGGCCTGCCCATTCTCTGGGGGGGAAACTCTTACCTATACTCCCAAGTTCTAACTCGGAGCAAGAAATGCATCGCATCcgactgcttcttcttccataTTTCTTGAATATACTTGTACGCTCccatttttgatattttttttattctttcacCTCTGCTTGGTACACTCTCTACGAATGGGGATAACTTTGCAGGGATACTACTTGGTTGGTTTCACGGCTCGCAAAATACGATGCGAATATGCTAAACACCAAGGGGGGGTCAAATGGGTTGGGAATTCTCACCTCTGCTGAGGATACATAGGCCGCGCGGATCAACTACACGTATCACATACAGCGTTGCGTGTTTACTGTgctatgtacatatgtattatgtatatgtatgcaaaaataagcGTGGCCTCTTGGGCAAATGTTCCCTTCGCTCGCAATTTGCTTTTCGCTTTcgcttttcacttttcaccTTTCGACGAACGCTTACTTGAGAAATGGCTGCTCTGCCATGCGGAGTGTTGTTTggctttttaaattaaaaaaaaaaattccttttttttatgtttttttttttttttttgttctctttttttacttcatctGCTTAGCGCAAATAAAACGGGagaaactttttttgtttattttttgcgccGCCTGTTGACACTACCAATGTGGGTagatatttatatatagtGAAATGCCCTACCTGTTTATCAACAGCTGTTACGCGCTTTAcagttttatatatatgcacgcaTACTTGTGCagttaaaaatgcatttttttccccaccatatgatatatatatgtatgctgCACGtattgtgaaaattttttaaagataaCTGCAGCACGGGGGTGGATTTGCCTATCCCGGGGGGAGCGCGGCATTTTGCTACGGTAGGATGCTGTGCATACAATACTGCATATATGGATAAAACCCTCATGGGAGGAAAGTAGCATGTTCGGTGCGCCTTCACCTTTCGGGGTAAggcatatttaaaaagaaaaaaaataatatcacGCCTCTGCATTGTACCATTTGCACTgctgctgctttttttttttttgcgtaacAACTATAATATGGCATGTGCCTCTCCCCTATATGCATACTTCTTTTTATGTGGGATAAATTGCTTTCTTTCCCCGCGGAAGGCGGCGGGGGGGACCGACCTGTACATATATGATGCATGTATATAGTTGTAATCCGCCCCACCTGATACGAGAAACAGgtagaaggggaaaaaaaaaaaaaggtaactcCTACGTAAACTCTTTTGATCTcctgttcacattttttttcctcttttcttgatgatattttatttatgtttgtTTTGCGTTTTATGTACACCTGTACCTGTTGAGAGGGCAGCGCCACAGTACGTTCCTtcctgggggggggaatggAATCCATTTCTTCGCACCTACGATATCCTTTAGCCTACGATCACCTTTGCGCATTGCGCAGCGCACCCTCCCCCCGCCAGCAGAGttaaataacattttatatGTAGTTATGTTAGCCGCTCATCTCACTGATTTGTGTGAGAgggttccccttttttttttctttttttttttaatctacctttttacattttcaaacTGTATTCATAAGGTGgctatttttacataacaGCTAAAACGATGGCGttggtatattttttttttttttttttttctttttccattttgcctgAACATCGCTCATAGCGCAATACATTGACAGAACGTTAAACAAATGGGGTTGTTAGCGGCTTACCATTTTGCAACAAAAGCGCCGAAGTGGTcacatttacaaaaaaaaaaacgaaaaaaagcagtAGTACGGATGTTTGAGTAAAATCTGTACAAACGCGAATTCACGCACTCGAGAGGCCTCTTTTACGGCGTACTAAAATGCAGCACATACCGACAGATTGAACGAGAGGAACAAattggaggggaaaaaaacctgTGCAACATGGTAGCGGAGCATAATCAGTCATGCTGACCACCACCAATGAGCTCTAAACCGTGTTGCCACTGAGAGAATCGCCTCGTATGGTGTCACGACGAATAAGTTTTCGCGTACACACGCGTATAAATGTACACAAATAACCTGTACGggtatatgtatattcttAGGAGGGCTTCCCCGCAAGTGGCAATGCTAAGGCGATGCAGCGATGTGGGTCTGCCCATTACAATCACGCTGCGTAACATAAGGGAATAGACCCCCCATGTGAGGTGCCCTCCTTTACAAACTTTGTACACAATTATGGTTTATGCAGTAGTGCGCACTGAGGTTGTATTATCCCTCCCCAAAAGGGAGACCCTCAAACAAGCAGCATGTATGAACAGACACACTTGTGCAGTTTCTGCGAAGGAAAATTGAAACAGGTGCGTAGGGACAATTACGCTGGTTAGAaaagttaagaaaaaaaaaaaaaaaaacgcgggAAGGTCCAAAGGGAAAGAAGTCTCGCTAAAGTAGACGTGTACCACATGCAAGAGGTATCTTTCCACACCCACGGTTGGATCAACAAATTAGAGAAGCTTATTAAATTATGAGCAAATAcagtgggggaaaaacaaaaccgtaaaaataaaaaaaaaaaaaaaaaaaggaaagttgTTAATACAGACATGTGTGTTCATCATTACAGTaggcaaaaaatgagcacaagTGAAAAG includes the following:
- a CDS encoding 60S ribosomal protein L15-1 (putative), encoding MGAYKYIQEIWKKKQSDAMHFLLRVRTWEYRQLPVVHRVSRPSRPDKARRLGYKALQGFVIYRVRVRRGDRKKRVRKGVVHGKPKHQGVHKQKSTRNLKSVAEGKVGKSICGNLRVLNSYWVGQDAVYKYYEVILVDPMHNAIRNNPKINWICNPVHKHRELRGLTSAGKKYRGLRVKGHLSAKSRPSIRANWKRRQLIKLRKRR